From the genome of Nicotiana sylvestris chromosome 1, ASM39365v2, whole genome shotgun sequence:
ATCTCGGAGATAGAACGCTATTTGCGGGGATTAATTGCTCTGCTTCAGTGCCTGCAAGTCAAGCTGGCTGCAGAAATAACTCTGTCTATTTTACTCATAAGGGAATTGATGGTTGGAGACAGTATGATATGAGAAGTGGTTGCATTTTGCCCTGTTATGATAGTGCTGGTTCTGAGATAAAAATTCCAGAGTGGGAGGATCCAGAAACTAAAAAATCGTTACGTCGACGTCGACGATATTGAAACATATGTTTCTGTCCAGTATCTCGTCTATGTTTTGCTATTATTATGACATGTTAGTAACTTTGTTATTGTGTGAAATAAAAGTGAACAAAAAGTCTGACTTGTTTTGAGAAGCTTTACCTATTTTGAACAGAAATTATAATTCCCATTAATCTTGGAATCTGTTGTCGAGACAAGAAAATTTTCGTGATTTATGCGCAAGTTTCAGAAAGTAATCTTGCAGCCGTATTGTTCATCCTAATCTTTATGTttgttttttatattttctttttaagATGATTTTTTGGGAGTGAAGAATTTATTGGTTATGAGTTGACTTACTgatattcttgaactgattagtTGGAGTAATTAGCTATATTGGTTCTAGTTGAGATTTGCTCTTGTATTACTATTAAATTACTTAATTACCAGGAAACTTGTGTCCCAAGAAGTCAActattttggattttggatgcTAAAGCAAGAAGTCGCTCAACCATATTCACAAACAAAATATAGTCGAAATTACCTGCTTATACAATAAGCGACGTACTGTTAAATAGTTCCAGGGGTATTTTTATAAGAGAATTTTTCGCAAAGCACCATCTTTTAGTCCTAATTATCAATTAATAGAAACCCTTTGCTATATTACGTCCTATAGATATCTTTTATGCAATTATATAATGTATTTAAGGTAGTGTATTTAATAATACAACAAAAATTAGCGGCGTACAAAAAGGAAATCCAGCTATTTCTGAAATGTATTTACCTGTATTCAAACGTATGTAGCGCTAAATACGTAACGTATCTGCGCAATATCTGGGTCGACGAAGATGTTAAAAACGGAAGGaaatcaaatcaattctgatttcccTAATTTTACTCAACAAACTTAAAAGTTATCCCATCAATCTGTATTCTTCTCAAAGTCAAAAATACAGAAACGTGAAAGAAGCGAAGAAACAGAGCAGCTTGCTTCTATATTGTGCGATTTTCTTCTCCTCCTTATCGATTGCGACAAATTATATACAGAATAAGGTATAACTCTTCTATATATATGGCAAGCTTGACAGTTTTGTTGCGTCATTCTGGAAAGTGGAACGATGAGGGCAATTATATCGACTTTTCAATTGAGGGAATACTGATTAAGGAGTATGCTTCCTTTAATGATCTAGTTTGTTCAATTTCTAATCAACTGGGTATAGATTTGAGCACAAATACCATTAAAATACAATACAATGTTGAAGGCAATCGCACGCCAATGGAAATACACAATGATATGGGTTACAGAGTGTATGTAAAATtgaaaaaagagaacagagaatttGGGATGTATCCTCTGTGCATTACAACTATGGAAAAAGAGCTTATCTCTGGAGATGGTTTAAATCAAGGCGACATTGTGCAGATAGACGAAGCAGTTCAAATGTACGATTCCGATACATATTATACACTAGCTATAGAACTTGCCAATTCAGGAGAAGCGATTGGAGTGTTCGAACTCCACAAGGATTTGATAATTTCAAAAACTAATCAAAAGGAGGTTATGGCTGGACAAGTGTATAAGGATAAGGCTACATTGAAAGAGGTGATGAATAATTATGCTATAGCTCAAAGGTTTCAATTCCGTGTTGATCGGTCTAATGCTGTCAGGTTTGATATTTGTTTAACTTTGTTGTATTTAGTTGTAGTTGTGTGTTTCCTCCAGATGATGAACACCTTTGAAAATTTATATTTGTTTAGTGTTCTTAATAATATGTATTCAGGTGTATTTTACTATTGAAAAAATACAACAGTGGCTATGATTATTTTCATATTATGTCTATAATGTTACTAAGTGTTTGATTATTCATACGaatgtatttagttgtatttatTGTATTTAATCACATCTAACAATATTGGAATTCGTTAGTATACAAAATTACATATACACAGATATCAATTTGGTACTTTATGAATAGGAAGTATATATGTCAGATTCGTTAAGTTGTCTGATGTATGAACTTTTCTGTCCAGCTATGCATTAATATGTATTTCAGAAGATTGTGATTGGAGGTTTAAGGCTTCAAGCATTAACAAATCGGAATTATTCAAGGTGAGAGAATTCAATGACAACCATACATGTCCGCTGAAGGATAAAGTGTACGAGCAGCGGCAAGCTAGTAGCAGCCTTATAAGTGGTATTATAAGGACAAAGCTTACAAACCATAAGAGGAAATACACTCCGAGGGACATTATTGATGACGTGAAATCAGATCTAGGTGTTGATGTTAGCTATATGTTGGCGTGGAGGgctaaagaaaaggcaatgaattTTCTTAGAGGTGAACCGGCTGATTCATACAAAAAATTACCAGGATACTTATATACAATGGATAAGACATATCCAGGTTCTTACATAAGAATGGAAAAATCGTCAAAGAATGAATTCATGTACGTGTATATATCTTTGTATGCATTTATAAGGGTGTTTGATCATTGTAGACCAATTGTTGTAGTGGACGGAAGTCATCTAAAATCCTACTACACCGGGACATTCGTTTCTGCAAGCACGTTGGATGGGGCATGTGAGTACCTCAATAATAATACAATTTGTTAATATTTAAAGCATTGGAAAACATGTATTTAAAAACAATTATATTCAATTGTATTAAACAGGTCATATATTGCCACTAGCATACGGTGTTATTGATTCAGAGAACGATGCTGCTTGGAcgtggttctttgagcaattcaagatagCGTACGGTGTAAGGGAAAACATGTGCATTGTTTCGGATAGAAATGAGAGCATCATTAAATCTGTATCGAGAGTATATCCGGATTTACCGCATTGTGCTTGCATATGGCATCTATGGAATAACGTATACAAGAAATTCAAAAAGAGTCATGCCAAGTTGAGTGAGATATATTTCTCGATGGCAAAAGCATACAGACAAACTGAATTTGATAGTCTGATGGAGAAGGTTGAGAAGGTAGATATTAGGGTGAAAGAATACTTAGAGTTAGCTGGTTACGAAAAGTGGGCTAGGTTGTATGCACCTGTTAACAGGGGATGGACAATGACGTCAAATATCGCTGAGTCAATCAATGCATCACTAGTTTCAGCAAGGAAATTGCCAATATCTGACTTCCTAGAAGAAGTTAGGAAGATGTTTGGTCGTTGGAATTGTAGTAACCGTAAAGAAGCTACTCAGACATACAAGACGCTTGGGAAAAAATACCAGGAAATGCTGGAGTTGAATGAGACCATGTGTACCCGTATGACTGTAAGTTAATTTTTTATGGCATTGTTGTATACAACTGAATACATTTTTTTAGGCAGAACTACTGGTATGCATTTTTATGAATATTTTCTTGAACTAGTAGATAATATAGATGAATACAGGTAAATACATGTTATTATTAAGACTGTATGCATGTGATAATGATTACAATGGAATTCAGGTGATTGATACAGTTTAAATTGATTGGAAATACCTGAAAACATCTGCTAAAAAAGGTTGAATACAAATGCATACAAATGCAGACTGTAGagtaatacagttgaatacagttGCATACAGTTGCTGGAATCAACTGAATTCAACTGAAATTGAATGAAGTTGCAATTTTTGAAGTTGATAGTAACCATTTAACTCAGTAGTATATATTTGTTAATTCATGTAAATGTGTTCAAAACgtatatttctgtttttaaatgtAGGTGGTACCCTCAACTGAATACTTACATACTGTTAACGATGGTGGGAGGAATTACACAGTCTGTCTGCTCGAGAGAAAATGTGTTTGTGGGAGATTCCAAATTGATGAATTGCCATGCCCACATGCCTGGGCTGTATTGAAGAGCAAGTTTTTAATGCCTGAAGAATATTGCTCTAGCTATTACAAGCCAAGTACAATTGTAATGACATACGATGTGCCAGTGTACCCGCTACCGGACAAAAATGACTGGAATATACCAGAGCATGTTGCAGAGGAGGTTGTACTACCACCCAAATGGAAAAGACCTCCTGGAAGGCCAAATAAGAAGCGCGACAAAAATTTAAGTGAATTGTTGTTGCCGAAAAATCAACATTCATGTAGCATATGTGGGCAGGGAGGACATAACAAGCGAACTTGTAGGAATGCTCCACGTAATAAATAGTTGTATTCTGACATGTATTGGTGACTCGACATTATCAGCTATAATGAATTCTTTTTTCGAAGTAATATATTGTGGAATGACTTTcgttaatattttatgaatttatTTAGTTgaagtatttatatatatataaatatatatgatTTGGCTGTGAGAGTATCTTAGTATAGTTGAATACAACTAATTCAATTCCTTAATATAGGTGAATATAACATGTAGAATAGAGTTGAATATAGGTTAATAACACAGTTTAATTCAACTGACTTTGGTGGAATACActgtaatacagttgaatacGGATCTGGACATCTGGTTGAAACAATTGAATTTAACTGACATTGGATGAATATAGGTAATTCAATTGTTTAATACATTTGAATACAACATGTTCAATAATGTTGACTATAGGTTAATACTACAGTTCAATTAAATTGACTATAGCTGAATACATATGAAATCAGAGAAAAATACAGCTGAATACAGTTGaataatacaactaaatacaagTTAATCAATATAACTTGTATTGTTTCTAGTCAATTCAAAGTTACATCTGAATGGATGCAGCTGAATATACTTGCATACCAACTGTAGACAACTAATAAATACACTTTAATACAACTGAATTGAACGGAATAATATAGATTAATACAATAAGCTAAACAGaataatacaactaaatacaatTGCTTAATACTGCAAGATAAAGCTGATCTTATGCAGCTGAATACAATTCAAAAATTGGCATTAACAAAAATCATTCAGCATACATAAAGTTTCAGAAATTTTAACTAACATGTGCGTTAGCTAAAACCTGTTCAAGCAAACTTAACCAAATTTCAGCATGTAAGTAAATAACATCTACGACCAAAACCACTACAATCAGTATCATTGTTCAAGCTAAACTCAAAAAAAAACCTAAAGCTATTCTAAAACTATCTGCATCTTTGCCTCCGACTCAGAGATTTGCCTTTCAATATTTGAAGGTGCTTCACTCTCGCTTATTGCATCAACATCTATCTTGCGCATAGCATAGTCCCATAACAGAGCACCATATCTTTGACGGAGAAGAGTGGCATCAAATGGTGTTTTTTGTGTAATCTCTCCAATAGTGCTCAGAAACTCCGCGAAGGTTGCAACATGCACTCCACAATCCCTAAACAATAATTGATTGAAACAGAATATAAATTAATTAATCCATATACTGTGTATAAAACATATAAGAATGATGATTGGATACTTACATGCTGCCCGCTTTCTGTTGAGGCAGATTTGGAACGAAGATAACTTCAAAAGGTTCGTTATGATCCTTGTTTGTGTATGCGGGATAAGCATACCAGTGAATGCCTTGACTATCTCTGTAAAAGCCACTAATTGACAGATACAGAGGTAATAGCTTAGCTAGCTTTACAATCTCAGAGACTACGTATGCATCATGACCGGAAGACGTGTACGAGTCGTACACTTTGATACATCTATCTTTGAAAGTCACAACAACCAACACCCAATGAAGTTTTTCCTTCAAGTTCACTGGTATCAAGACATTATCCACTGTATGCCAGGGTACATTAGCATGCAATCTATAGCCCCTAATGTACTCACATACAACGTCTTCTTGTTTTGCTACATTAGCATTACTATCTGTATCTTCATACCTGTCATATATTTCATCTATTCTTGTCTTGAATATACAATCAACAGTAGTAAACGTGAAGTCCCTATGCTGATTGTACTTGCCCATCTTTCGCAAATAGTAGAATATGACATCCATATGCTATAAACAAAAGAGGTTGGTAGATAGTGTGAGTTTATTTGCTTGAACTAAGAAATAATATATAAGAATACCTCAATACAGATGCTAAAAAAAagttgaatacaactgaatacagaaAATAGAGGTATTCACTGTAATACAGGTGAATACAACTGTATTCAGCTTATGGAATACAGTTGAATTCAATTGACATTGAATGAATACAACTAATTCAATTCCTTAATATAGGTGAATACAACATGTAGAATAGAGTTGAATATAGGTTAAAAACACAGTTCAATTCAACTGACTTTGGTGGAATACActgtaatacagttgaatacagatCTGGACAACTGGTTGAAAAAGTTGAATTTAACTGCCATTGGATGAATACAGGTAATTCAATTGTTCAATACAGTTGAATACCACA
Proteins encoded in this window:
- the LOC104241748 gene encoding uncharacterized protein, producing the protein MASLTVLLRHSGKWNDEGNYIDFSIEGILIKEYASFNDLVCSISNQLGIDLSTNTIKIQYNVEGNRTPMEIHNDMGYRVYVKLKKENREFGMYPLCITTMEKELISGDGLNQGDIVQIDEAVQMYDSDTYYTLAIELANSGEAIGVFELHKDLIISKTNQKEVMAGQVYKDKATLKEVMNNYAIAQRFQFRVDRSNAVSYALICISEDCDWRFKASSINKSELFKVREFNDNHTCPLKDKVYEQRQASSSLISGIIRTKLTNHKRKYTPRDIIDDVKSDLGVDVSYMLAWRAKEKAMNFLRGEPADSYKKLPGYLYTMDKTYPGSYIRMEKSSKNEFMYVYISLYAFIRVFDHCRPIVVVDGSHLKSYYTGTFVSASTLDGACHILPLAYGVIDSENDAAWTWFFEQFKIAYGVRENMCIVSDRNESIIKSVSRVYPDLPHCACIWHLWNNVYKKFKKSHAKLSEIYFSMAKAYRQTEFDSLMEKVEKVDIRVKEYLELAGYEKWARLYAPVNRGWTMTSNIAESINASLVSARKLPISDFLEEVRKMFGRWNCSNRKEATQTYKTLGKKYQEMLELNETMCTRMTVVPSTEYLHTVNDGGRNYTVCLLERKCVCGRFQIDELPCPHAWAVLKSKFLMPEEYCSSYYKPSTIVMTYDVPVYPLPDKNDWNIPEHVAEEVVLPPKWKRPPGRPNKKRDKNLSELLLPKNQHSCSICGQGGHNKRTCRNAPRNK